In a genomic window of Sulfurisphaera tokodaii str. 7:
- a CDS encoding aminotransferase class V-fold PLP-dependent enzyme, translating into MKFHEDFRNLVPVTKEYVYLNHAAISPIPLPILYESLRYLLDISRYGSLPVNDEENDDFYHLREKVGKLINAEPDTISFIPNTSFGINIIAHGLDLNEGDEIVTDSLEFPAVTYPFFKLKKKNIKIVIVKPRLENFEDDLLSSISKKTRLIAISHVSFNTGVKLDIKKISKEAKSVGAYTLVDIIQSAGATEVNVKDFDIDFAVAGGYKWLMSPQGSGFMYVKKGLIEDPPFYGWRSSSNYLDFNSENFMLEKGPRRFEIGTIDVAANIALAKSCEIVSQHKDEIYPRIQNLTDFVIKYAEEQGLEVITPKNKKAGIVIIKTNNPKELSRRLLEKKIVVSPRGNGVRISTHFYNLEDEVKIAIDEIRKLAF; encoded by the coding sequence ATGAAATTTCATGAAGACTTTAGAAATTTAGTACCAGTGACAAAAGAATACGTTTATTTAAATCATGCTGCAATATCTCCTATACCTTTACCTATATTATATGAAAGCTTGAGATATTTGTTAGATATTTCAAGATACGGTTCCTTACCTGTAAATGATGAGGAAAATGATGACTTTTATCACCTTAGAGAAAAGGTTGGGAAATTAATAAATGCAGAACCAGATACAATATCTTTTATACCAAATACTAGTTTTGGAATAAATATTATAGCTCACGGTTTAGATCTTAATGAAGGTGACGAAATAGTTACTGATAGTCTAGAATTTCCTGCAGTTACGTATCCATTTTTTAAACTTAAAAAGAAAAATATAAAGATAGTAATAGTAAAACCCAGACTAGAAAATTTTGAAGATGATTTACTTTCTAGTATAAGTAAAAAAACTAGATTAATAGCTATAAGTCATGTTAGTTTTAATACTGGAGTAAAATTAGACATAAAGAAAATTTCTAAAGAAGCTAAGTCCGTAGGTGCATACACATTAGTTGATATTATTCAAAGCGCAGGAGCAACAGAAGTAAACGTAAAAGATTTTGACATAGATTTTGCAGTTGCCGGTGGATATAAATGGTTAATGAGTCCTCAAGGTTCTGGGTTTATGTATGTAAAAAAGGGTTTGATAGAAGATCCGCCATTTTATGGATGGAGATCATCTTCTAATTATCTTGATTTTAACTCGGAGAATTTTATGTTAGAAAAAGGACCTAGAAGATTTGAGATTGGTACAATAGATGTAGCAGCTAATATAGCCTTAGCGAAGTCATGTGAAATCGTATCACAACATAAGGATGAAATATACCCAAGAATTCAAAATCTAACGGATTTTGTAATAAAGTACGCAGAAGAGCAAGGATTAGAAGTTATAACCCCGAAAAATAAAAAAGCTGGAATAGTTATAATAAAAACAAATAATCCAAAAGAATTATCAAGAAGATTACTAGAGAAGAAAATTGTAGTATCACCTAGAGGTAATGGGGTAAGAATTTCTACTCATTTCTATAATCTAGAGGACGAAGTGAAAATTGCCATAGATGAAATTAGAAAACTAGCATTTTAA
- the cobT gene encoding nicotinate mononucleotide-dependent phosphoribosyltransferase CobT, whose protein sequence is MSVKIFNGEFDIPENSRSLYILVIATTDISLIPGLTVAGATPELTHFTPAADAEFLIKGKCSVINTVPVTPNGIPTPAIITRASLEFVKIPRLVVNAGSRIKPNLPLIDLGGEPGGDIRKGSLRKEVAERILNNGVSLGEEFSNSFDFLIIGESIPAGTTTAMAVLVGLGYDALDKVSSASPENPKELKKKIVYEAIKDLPSDLMGKLAKLSDPMLLGVSGIALGFKGKILLAGGTQMTAAAAIIKEFNKNKLKDIAIGTTKWIINDRSSDIIGLAKAVGIPILAAWLDFTNSKFEGLKVYEKGFVKEGVGAGGASIYAMKRGVTNEQILGKVEEIYQRITTNLM, encoded by the coding sequence ATGTCAGTTAAAATTTTTAACGGGGAATTTGATATTCCAGAAAATTCAAGGTCTTTATATATTTTGGTCATAGCAACTACAGACATAAGCTTAATCCCCGGATTAACAGTAGCTGGTGCCACACCGGAATTAACACATTTTACACCTGCTGCAGATGCTGAATTTTTAATTAAGGGTAAATGCTCAGTTATAAATACTGTTCCAGTTACGCCAAATGGAATTCCTACACCAGCTATCATAACTAGGGCTTCATTAGAATTTGTAAAAATACCTAGATTAGTGGTAAATGCCGGTAGTAGAATTAAACCAAATTTACCATTAATCGATTTAGGAGGAGAACCAGGAGGTGACATTAGAAAGGGTAGTTTAAGAAAGGAAGTTGCAGAAAGAATATTAAATAATGGTGTAAGCCTTGGTGAAGAATTCTCAAATTCTTTCGACTTCCTTATTATAGGTGAATCAATACCCGCCGGAACAACAACTGCCATGGCTGTGTTAGTCGGTTTAGGTTATGATGCTCTTGATAAAGTTAGTTCAGCATCACCGGAAAATCCAAAAGAACTTAAGAAAAAAATAGTTTATGAAGCAATAAAAGATCTTCCCAGTGATTTAATGGGAAAATTAGCTAAACTTTCTGACCCTATGCTCTTAGGAGTTTCTGGTATAGCATTAGGATTTAAAGGAAAAATATTACTAGCTGGAGGTACTCAGATGACAGCAGCAGCCGCTATAATAAAAGAATTTAATAAAAATAAGCTTAAAGACATTGCGATTGGAACTACTAAATGGATAATTAACGATAGAAGTTCTGATATAATAGGCTTAGCTAAGGCAGTAGGAATTCCAATTTTAGCTGCATGGCTGGATTTTACTAATTCCAAGTTCGAGGGGCTAAAAGTTTATGAAAAAGGTTTTGTCAAAGAAGGAGTGGGTGCTGGAGGAGCGTCTATTTATGCTATGAAAAGGGGTGTTACAAATGAACAAATATTAGGGAAAGTAGAAGAAATATATCAAAGAATAACTACTAATTTAATGTAA
- a CDS encoding transcriptional regulator — MQTEFDFLSIREKIVLLLKYSERPLTAKEIKKNLGIQKEKEVYEHLYHIAKSSKHKDYQLIVYLPYCRDCGYIFNLEIPKKPSKCPRCKSENIEPPKFLIRDKK, encoded by the coding sequence ATGCAGACTGAATTTGATTTTTTGTCAATAAGAGAAAAAATAGTATTGCTCCTTAAATATTCCGAAAGACCTTTGACCGCAAAGGAGATTAAAAAGAATTTAGGAATTCAAAAGGAGAAAGAAGTGTATGAACACTTATATCACATTGCAAAGTCCTCTAAACATAAAGACTATCAACTAATCGTATATTTACCCTATTGCAGAGATTGCGGATACATTTTTAACTTAGAAATTCCTAAAAAACCAAGTAAATGCCCAAGATGTAAAAGTGAAAATATAGAACCACCTAAGTTTCTAATCAGGGATAAAAAATGA
- a CDS encoding HAD family hydrolase: MRKIIFVDMGETLVSFSPKFHQPIYYFLVKKGYNVSEKKVFRTVYKLLGKDHFPDPILGGLSVLDYKELLSELNITPRKCLLEELKNIPLLSDKWELFEDSEPFLKKLKDENFKIVMITNSTRSVYRIVSDLGLDKYLDDIIASCDYGIMKPHPRIFRIAIEKHGKPILHVGDVYEIDYLGAIRAGISPVLLDRFNFYEDLKVNKVKNLFQLLGLIKNH, encoded by the coding sequence ATGAGAAAAATCATATTTGTTGACATGGGAGAAACCTTAGTAAGCTTTTCACCAAAATTTCATCAGCCCATATATTATTTTCTAGTTAAAAAAGGATATAATGTATCAGAGAAAAAGGTATTCAGAACAGTATATAAGTTACTTGGAAAAGACCACTTTCCCGATCCTATTTTAGGTGGTCTAAGTGTATTAGATTATAAAGAACTTTTATCAGAACTGAATATTACTCCAAGGAAATGCTTATTAGAAGAATTAAAAAATATTCCACTATTATCAGATAAATGGGAATTATTCGAGGACTCTGAACCCTTTCTCAAGAAATTAAAAGATGAGAATTTTAAAATAGTTATGATAACTAATTCTACTAGATCTGTTTATAGAATTGTATCCGATTTAGGATTAGATAAATATCTCGATGATATCATAGCTTCATGTGATTATGGTATAATGAAACCACATCCTAGAATTTTTAGAATAGCTATAGAAAAACATGGAAAACCGATACTACATGTAGGGGATGTCTATGAAATTGATTATTTAGGAGCCATAAGGGCTGGTATATCTCCTGTACTTTTAGATAGGTTTAATTTTTATGAAGATCTAAAAGTTAATAAGGTGAAAAATCTATTTCAACTTCTAGGATTAATAAAAAATCATTAG
- a CDS encoding METTL5 family protein has translation MTPSYLASEIIWAAYLRGDIENKVVADLGCGTGKLCYGISILGGYCLCIDIDIESLKIAKEFFEEKELNVDVINADINYLQIKADTVIQNPPFGVVNKGADLLFLSKALDISKTVYSIHKSNEKSRELIYRLGNKKGFNVTILTQKFKMNAYYPWHKKRIHEFLVDIYLFSKSN, from the coding sequence ATGACACCTTCTTATTTAGCCTCTGAGATAATTTGGGCAGCATATTTACGAGGAGATATAGAAAATAAAGTAGTTGCAGATCTGGGATGTGGTACCGGTAAATTATGTTATGGTATTTCTATTTTGGGTGGTTATTGTTTATGTATAGACATTGATATAGAAAGCCTAAAGATAGCAAAAGAATTCTTTGAAGAGAAGGAGCTTAACGTGGACGTAATAAACGCTGATATAAACTACTTGCAAATTAAAGCAGATACAGTTATACAGAACCCTCCCTTTGGGGTAGTAAATAAAGGAGCTGACTTATTATTTTTATCTAAAGCATTAGATATTTCCAAAACAGTGTATAGCATACATAAATCTAATGAAAAATCAAGAGAACTTATATATAGATTAGGGAATAAGAAAGGATTTAATGTTACCATCTTAACACAAAAGTTCAAAATGAACGCGTATTATCCATGGCATAAGAAAAGAATTCATGAATTTCTAGTTGATATATATTTATTTTCTAAATCCAATTAA
- a CDS encoding phosphoglycolate phosphatase: MVLSDFDRTLSDEKDNFIIKQEVVEVVNKFSAKFLFFVVTGRERKYMDILAKGLFPTGWIIENGGIIILRDKEIKLVDEKWYKIRKNLAKILDKNGIKYSLGEVIIYVNSAIDYKDKLDKINEAKIEWNRSDAMIMPKNVSKGEAVKILKSILNFEGVTIAIGDSQNDISLFSVADIKVAVANALPEIKAISDIVLDKEDGIGVMRFLEKILNDGSYLEKLIGFRK, translated from the coding sequence ATGGTTCTATCGGATTTTGATAGAACTTTATCAGATGAAAAAGATAATTTTATAATTAAACAAGAAGTGGTAGAAGTTGTTAATAAATTCTCAGCAAAATTTCTCTTTTTTGTAGTTACTGGCAGGGAGAGAAAATATATGGATATTTTAGCTAAAGGATTATTTCCAACTGGTTGGATAATAGAAAATGGTGGCATTATAATACTTAGAGATAAAGAAATCAAATTAGTAGATGAAAAATGGTATAAAATAAGAAAAAATCTGGCTAAAATACTAGATAAAAATGGTATAAAATACTCTTTAGGAGAGGTTATAATATATGTAAATTCTGCAATTGATTATAAAGATAAATTAGATAAAATAAATGAGGCAAAAATAGAGTGGAATAGGAGTGATGCAATGATTATGCCTAAAAATGTAAGTAAAGGAGAAGCTGTAAAAATTCTAAAAAGTATATTAAATTTTGAGGGAGTTACGATAGCAATAGGAGATAGTCAAAATGATATTTCATTATTTAGTGTTGCAGATATTAAAGTAGCCGTAGCTAATGCTTTGCCAGAAATAAAGGCCATATCTGATATTGTTCTAGATAAAGAGGATGGAATAGGAGTGATGCGTTTTTTGGAAAAAATATTAAATGATGGATCATACTTAGAAAAATTAATTGGATTTAGAAAATAA
- a CDS encoding deoxyribonuclease IV, whose product MPKIYLGPAGVPHSAKKRNTIEGIKTVKELGLNAMEVEFVQGVKMSPESAEEAGKVALELGVRLSVHAPYFINLCSEDKEKVEASKKRILDTADRAERMNADAIAIHIAFYGKKSPDECYQIVKAELGEVVDTARSMGIKNVKFGVETMAKETAFGTLDEVISISKEIKGVIPYIDWAHTFARQGGQIDYGEIIDRLVRELNLSHINSHFESLVFRNGKYIDEHLPIDNNTPPFEPLAKEIMKRDISITLICESPELERDALKMKKVLEDLGYKF is encoded by the coding sequence GTGCCTAAGATTTATCTAGGTCCAGCTGGAGTTCCTCATTCAGCTAAAAAGAGGAATACTATTGAGGGTATTAAGACAGTAAAAGAATTAGGTCTTAATGCTATGGAAGTCGAATTTGTTCAAGGAGTAAAAATGAGTCCAGAGAGTGCTGAAGAAGCTGGTAAAGTAGCATTGGAACTAGGTGTGAGGCTTTCTGTGCATGCTCCTTATTTTATAAATTTATGTTCTGAAGACAAAGAAAAAGTTGAAGCCTCGAAAAAAAGGATTCTTGATACTGCAGATAGAGCAGAAAGAATGAATGCTGATGCGATTGCTATTCATATTGCTTTTTATGGTAAAAAGAGCCCAGATGAATGTTATCAAATAGTAAAAGCTGAGTTGGGTGAGGTCGTCGATACTGCTAGGTCAATGGGAATTAAAAATGTTAAATTCGGTGTAGAAACTATGGCTAAAGAAACTGCCTTTGGTACGTTAGATGAGGTAATTTCAATTTCTAAGGAGATCAAAGGTGTTATACCATATATTGATTGGGCTCATACGTTTGCAAGACAAGGTGGCCAAATAGATTACGGGGAAATAATTGATAGACTTGTAAGAGAGCTAAATTTATCCCATATAAATTCTCACTTTGAATCTTTAGTATTTAGAAACGGCAAATATATAGATGAGCACTTACCAATAGATAATAATACACCGCCTTTTGAACCACTAGCAAAAGAAATTATGAAGAGAGATATATCAATAACTCTCATTTGTGAGAGCCCAGAATTAGAAAGAGATGCCTTAAAAATGAAGAAAGTGTTAGAAGATCTGGGGTATAAATTTTGA
- a CDS encoding FAD-binding and (Fe-S)-binding domain-containing protein, translated as MGLREELEARFGNNFSDSLVERLSHSADMGFVPQLVWAGIKINIIPDYVIYPTSVEDVIDAVKIALKYKVPITPYGRGTNRYGNALTTEGGILLDFSKMDKVEIDESNMVAITEPGATWKLVDLAAQNKGLQLRTFPSSYDSTVGGGIAGDALGIGSYEYGFISDNISFVDMINPKGELIHLEGGNLALVAGAEGTTGIIVKAGIRLRKYSPTEALVLSFNSFDDAIKAIGEFYREVIPAWHVQVRGPTISSYIAQKFNAKLSPGKWNMIILYPSLRSSLVEPKLYRIAQAFSAEVYEGEWTGWWSFNHGVVAALRTKGLLIHQHGLIHYTKINDLVKELEGTLGRLGELSPNSGFDLDIDLEKREVLLVNAFTEVSLKPNDKKLIYDLAKNTLMMDSFVKVGGSLLSIGMFGHKYSRNRLSAMGKTFQQLGIDRYEVIKKYKEEMDPEELFNPGKVFDPKKRGKVVFEIVRRQQEALQFRFGIGFVKAVVPGGEVSGYSAVKRFLDIFTDYSLECIDCAMCVTVCPQFRLIPQVPYAPKGMFDFVKGAISYHHLYGSVDIPDSAIAEISGCHKCGLCDGVCPAKIPISSLLVKLNSIVAKKVPEEPPVKIPLTQDSEVASVVDNNSDIALWVGKYLVDNPTVAIAALKILKALGLKVKLVGTEYDSGFMSYISGGEKLQQKIKSNEEILSNSLEVITIAPEDYKVLSEVYRDYANMLGLKVTYEVSPIDIRVLKSIQIDGKGEEIYLHVACFSSSYANDVIRRLSDMGFRVRKVEGCSGAVLEKNIGKRADMMARALGSKYPMLITLCPLAAAKFRESGVNAKTLIEFIAEKLRINIPTEVKVSKIELSLAERNSLQATVLNSIVNALTKRVNLIADTVTFTSSGVDEYKKIIEPLVKEALEDASNSINNYVSSIVEEKKKNGMKYEDLIAYLSSLTKELNAVISSIQFDSIADGIVEQVKRQSTEEFDVSVLKSSLVFLIRDNEQLLKEKSIKMLNVS; from the coding sequence GTGGGGTTAAGAGAAGAATTAGAAGCTAGATTTGGAAATAACTTTTCTGATAGTTTAGTTGAAAGACTTTCTCATTCAGCAGATATGGGCTTTGTACCACAATTGGTCTGGGCTGGTATAAAGATAAATATTATCCCAGATTATGTGATTTATCCAACTTCAGTCGAGGATGTAATAGATGCTGTTAAGATAGCTTTGAAATATAAAGTTCCTATTACTCCTTATGGCAGGGGCACTAATAGATATGGTAATGCATTAACGACAGAAGGCGGAATATTACTTGATTTCTCTAAAATGGATAAGGTTGAAATTGATGAATCAAATATGGTTGCTATAACTGAGCCTGGTGCCACATGGAAGCTTGTTGATTTAGCGGCTCAAAATAAAGGTTTACAGCTGAGGACTTTTCCATCGTCATATGATTCTACAGTAGGAGGAGGAATTGCTGGTGATGCGTTAGGTATTGGTTCTTATGAGTACGGTTTTATTTCAGATAACATAAGCTTTGTCGATATGATTAACCCTAAGGGGGAATTAATCCATCTAGAAGGGGGTAATTTAGCTCTTGTTGCTGGTGCTGAAGGAACTACTGGAATTATTGTAAAAGCTGGAATTAGATTAAGAAAGTATTCTCCTACCGAGGCTTTAGTACTTTCATTTAATTCATTTGATGATGCTATAAAAGCAATTGGTGAGTTTTACAGAGAAGTTATTCCAGCATGGCATGTCCAAGTAAGAGGTCCAACAATCTCATCTTATATAGCTCAGAAATTTAATGCAAAACTTTCGCCGGGAAAATGGAATATGATTATATTATATCCATCCTTACGTTCTTCCCTTGTAGAACCTAAATTATATAGGATAGCTCAAGCTTTTAGTGCCGAAGTGTATGAGGGGGAATGGACTGGTTGGTGGTCTTTTAACCACGGTGTAGTTGCTGCGTTAAGAACTAAAGGATTACTAATTCATCAGCACGGTCTTATTCATTATACTAAAATAAACGATTTGGTTAAAGAATTAGAAGGTACTTTAGGTAGGTTAGGAGAATTGTCTCCTAATTCTGGGTTTGATCTGGATATAGATTTAGAAAAGAGAGAGGTATTACTAGTTAACGCATTCACTGAAGTTTCTCTTAAACCTAATGATAAGAAGTTAATTTATGATTTAGCAAAGAATACGTTGATGATGGATTCTTTCGTAAAAGTCGGAGGTTCTTTATTATCAATAGGAATGTTTGGACATAAATATTCTAGAAATAGACTTTCAGCTATGGGTAAGACGTTCCAACAATTAGGTATTGATAGATATGAAGTTATTAAGAAATACAAAGAAGAGATGGATCCTGAAGAATTATTTAACCCAGGAAAAGTATTTGATCCTAAGAAAAGAGGTAAAGTAGTTTTTGAAATAGTAAGAAGACAACAAGAAGCGTTACAATTTAGGTTTGGAATTGGTTTTGTAAAGGCTGTAGTTCCAGGAGGGGAAGTGAGTGGGTATTCTGCTGTAAAGAGGTTTTTAGATATTTTCACTGATTACTCTTTAGAATGTATTGACTGCGCTATGTGTGTAACGGTATGCCCACAATTTAGACTAATTCCTCAAGTTCCTTATGCTCCTAAAGGAATGTTTGATTTCGTAAAAGGTGCAATCTCGTATCATCATCTTTATGGAAGTGTTGATATTCCAGATTCAGCTATAGCTGAAATTTCTGGTTGTCATAAATGTGGTCTATGTGATGGCGTATGCCCAGCTAAAATCCCAATCTCCTCACTATTAGTCAAATTAAATAGTATTGTAGCTAAAAAAGTACCAGAAGAACCACCAGTGAAAATTCCGTTAACGCAAGATTCAGAAGTAGCAAGTGTTGTAGATAACAATAGTGATATTGCGTTATGGGTAGGGAAATATTTAGTAGATAATCCTACAGTAGCAATTGCTGCTTTAAAAATACTGAAAGCTCTTGGTTTAAAAGTAAAATTAGTTGGTACAGAATACGATAGTGGATTTATGAGCTATATAAGTGGTGGTGAAAAACTTCAGCAGAAAATAAAAAGTAATGAAGAAATATTAAGTAACTCATTAGAGGTCATAACAATAGCTCCAGAAGATTACAAAGTGCTCTCAGAAGTTTATAGGGATTATGCAAATATGTTAGGGTTAAAAGTTACTTACGAGGTATCACCAATTGACATCAGAGTATTAAAGTCTATTCAGATAGACGGAAAAGGTGAAGAAATATACTTACATGTCGCATGTTTCTCGTCTTCATACGCTAATGATGTTATAAGAAGGCTTAGTGATATGGGGTTTAGAGTTAGAAAAGTTGAAGGCTGTTCCGGAGCAGTTTTAGAGAAAAACATTGGTAAAAGAGCAGATATGATGGCAAGGGCTTTAGGTTCTAAGTATCCAATGTTAATAACTCTTTGCCCATTAGCAGCAGCTAAATTTAGAGAAAGCGGAGTTAATGCTAAAACCTTAATAGAATTCATCGCAGAAAAATTAAGGATAAACATACCTACTGAGGTTAAGGTTAGTAAGATTGAGTTATCCTTAGCTGAGAGAAATTCACTTCAGGCCACAGTGCTGAATTCTATAGTTAATGCTTTAACTAAACGCGTTAACTTAATTGCAGATACAGTTACTTTTACATCAAGTGGTGTTGATGAATATAAGAAAATCATAGAACCATTAGTTAAGGAGGCATTAGAGGATGCATCTAACTCTATTAACAATTATGTTTCTTCCATAGTCGAGGAGAAAAAGAAGAATGGAATGAAATACGAAGATTTAATTGCGTATTTAAGTAGTTTAACTAAAGAACTAAATGCAGTTATATCATCGATTCAATTTGATTCTATAGCAGATGGAATAGTTGAACAAGTAAAAAGGCAGAGTACAGAAGAGTTTGATGTCTCAGTATTAAAATCCTCGTTAGTATTCTTAATAAGAGATAATGAGCAGTTACTAAAGGAAAAAAGTATAAAGATGTTAAATGTTTCTTAA
- a CDS encoding HIT family protein, which translates to MCTFCSIINRELEGYFVYEDEKFAAILDKYPVSLGHTLVIPKKHFENYLEADEDTLAELAKVVKLVSLGIKDAVKADGLRLLTNIGRSAGQVIFHLHVHIIPTWEGDYPDIFKSFKPRKEQEKEYYELLQKIIRESIENLKRKIGDYKWG; encoded by the coding sequence ATGTGTACGTTTTGTAGCATTATAAATAGAGAATTGGAAGGTTACTTTGTTTATGAAGATGAAAAATTTGCAGCAATATTAGATAAATATCCAGTATCCTTGGGACATACTCTTGTGATTCCTAAAAAGCATTTTGAGAACTATTTAGAGGCAGATGAGGATACGTTAGCGGAACTAGCTAAGGTTGTAAAACTTGTCTCACTTGGTATAAAGGATGCTGTCAAGGCTGATGGGTTAAGATTATTAACTAATATAGGTAGAAGTGCGGGTCAAGTTATTTTTCACCTTCATGTCCATATAATCCCAACTTGGGAAGGAGATTATCCAGATATTTTTAAAAGTTTTAAGCCAAGAAAGGAGCAAGAAAAAGAATATTATGAATTATTACAAAAAATTATTAGGGAGTCTATTGAAAATTTAAAAAGAAAAATTGGTGATTATAAGTGGGGTTAA
- a CDS encoding NUDIX hydrolase encodes MRIFSSQKFDVIIDKFQLPNGKEIEKAYVKHRGSVVIVPFIDKEKIIMIKQYRPIIGKWLIELPAGTVEEKENEEETARRELEEEIGYKPNFMSKIFSFYVSPGVTTEIMHVYIARDLVKTSQNLEEYEVIEPFEIRFEDAVKMVLDGKIEDGKTMLSLLLISQKYRDLLTHQLI; translated from the coding sequence ATGAGAATTTTCTCCTCCCAAAAATTTGATGTCATTATAGATAAATTCCAATTACCAAATGGAAAAGAAATAGAAAAAGCATATGTTAAACATAGGGGATCAGTAGTCATAGTACCATTTATTGATAAAGAAAAAATTATAATGATCAAGCAATACAGACCAATTATAGGAAAATGGTTAATAGAATTACCAGCGGGAACAGTTGAGGAAAAAGAAAATGAAGAAGAAACAGCAAGGAGAGAATTAGAAGAGGAAATTGGTTACAAACCCAATTTTATGAGTAAGATATTTTCCTTCTATGTATCACCTGGAGTAACTACAGAAATTATGCATGTTTATATAGCTAGAGATTTAGTAAAAACTTCTCAGAACCTAGAAGAATATGAGGTTATCGAACCCTTCGAAATAAGATTTGAGGATGCAGTAAAAATGGTATTGGATGGAAAAATCGAGGATGGAAAAACAATGTTATCATTACTTCTTATTTCACAAAAATATCGAGATCTCCTAACTCACCAACTAATATAG
- a CDS encoding chlorite dismutase family protein: MTVSMFKFSKEWWKSGREERKQILSRLNEVEKEFSNKLVSLKRFISLRYDGDIIYWACDYNTTPLNDFRYSLLSVSNSYLEEKVSFFSVFKPSPYTMGGNKDLSSFLKIPPLKYFVAYPMKKSPEWYLLPFEERRDIMAEHINIAKNHPDNEGIRSYTTYSFGIGDYEFVVIYEIPDLYKWTNVVEKLREAKARKWITLEEPILVGELGDLDIFVK, translated from the coding sequence ATGACCGTTAGCATGTTTAAGTTTTCTAAAGAATGGTGGAAATCTGGCAGAGAAGAACGAAAACAAATACTATCTAGATTAAATGAAGTGGAAAAAGAGTTCTCAAATAAATTAGTTTCACTGAAGAGATTTATTTCTCTTAGATATGATGGAGATATAATTTATTGGGCATGTGACTATAATACTACTCCACTAAACGATTTTAGATATTCGCTTCTTTCAGTTTCAAACTCATACTTAGAAGAAAAAGTATCTTTCTTCTCTGTTTTTAAACCTTCTCCTTATACTATGGGTGGAAATAAGGATTTATCTTCATTCCTAAAGATTCCACCTCTAAAATATTTTGTAGCTTATCCCATGAAGAAATCTCCGGAATGGTATTTATTGCCTTTTGAGGAAAGACGTGATATTATGGCTGAACACATTAATATTGCAAAAAATCATCCAGATAATGAAGGCATTAGATCATATACTACTTATTCCTTCGGTATAGGAGATTATGAATTTGTAGTAATTTATGAAATACCTGATCTTTATAAGTGGACAAATGTTGTTGAAAAATTAAGAGAGGCAAAAGCTAGGAAGTGGATTACATTAGAGGAACCTATATTAGTTGGTGAGTTAGGAGATCTCGATATTTTTGTGAAATAA
- a CDS encoding BtpA/SgcQ family protein: MKLIGVVHLPPLPGSFFYKGEFEEIVDFAINESKKLEVGGFDAVILENFNDKPFRKKVRVETAIAMSIIAREVKKSTSLLVGINLLRNSAYEAASIASLTGDFIRVNALCETISSPEGIIEPASVEVQEVLYYTKRKISILADINVKHASPLHQMNLESLLLDCKERGFADYIIVTGERTGKEPNPEVVKMIKNISPLPVCVGSGMTPNNIRDYKVDCFIIGTYLKDTDGKIRVERVKEIANAVKSIHNR, translated from the coding sequence ATGAAGCTAATAGGAGTTGTTCATTTACCACCATTACCTGGATCGTTTTTCTACAAAGGCGAATTTGAGGAAATAGTAGACTTTGCAATAAATGAGTCAAAGAAACTTGAAGTAGGGGGATTTGATGCAGTAATATTAGAAAATTTTAATGATAAACCATTTAGAAAAAAAGTAAGAGTTGAGACAGCAATCGCTATGAGTATAATAGCTAGAGAGGTAAAAAAATCTACCAGTTTACTCGTGGGTATAAATCTTTTACGCAATTCCGCTTATGAAGCAGCAAGTATTGCGAGTTTAACTGGAGATTTTATAAGAGTTAATGCATTATGCGAAACAATATCTTCCCCTGAAGGGATAATTGAACCAGCGTCAGTAGAAGTTCAAGAGGTACTCTACTATACAAAGAGGAAAATCTCTATCTTAGCTGACATAAATGTAAAACATGCTAGCCCTTTACATCAAATGAACTTAGAAAGCTTACTATTGGATTGTAAAGAAAGAGGATTTGCTGACTATATAATCGTAACTGGGGAAAGAACAGGCAAAGAACCAAACCCAGAAGTTGTAAAAATGATAAAGAATATCTCTCCACTGCCAGTATGTGTAGGAAGTGGAATGACCCCAAATAATATTAGAGATTACAAAGTGGACTGTTTTATAATTGGGACATATTTAAAGGACACTGATGGTAAAATAAGGGTAGAAAGAGTGAAAGAAATTGCAAACGCGGTTAAGAGTATACATAACAGGTGA